The following proteins are encoded in a genomic region of Cricetulus griseus strain 17A/GY chromosome 7, alternate assembly CriGri-PICRH-1.0, whole genome shotgun sequence:
- the Csf3 gene encoding granulocyte colony-stimulating factor isoform X1 yields MAQPSAQSRRKLMAVHLLPALQLLLWHSALWTGQEAIPLVSVTSRPPPLPWPRSFLLKSLEQVRKIQTRNSELLEQLCATYKLCHPEELVLLGHSLGIPQAPLSRCSIQALQLTKCLSQLHSGLFLYQGLLQALTGISPELAPTVDMLQLDVANFATTIWQQMESLGVAPTVQPTQSTLPTFTSAFQRRAGGVLAASHLQSFLETAHCTLNHLV; encoded by the exons ATGGCTCAACCTTCTGCCCAGAGCCGCAGGAAGCTGATGG CTGTACATCTGCTGCCAGCCTTACAGCTGCTGCTGTGGCACAGTGCACTCTGGACAGGACAAGAGGCCATTCCCCTGGTCTCTGTCACCTCTCGGCCACCACCCCTGCCTTGGCCCCGGAGCTTCCTGCTGAAGTCCTTGGAGCAAGTGAGGAAGATTCAGACCAGGAACTCGGAGCTGCTGGAGCAGTTG TGTGCTACTTACAAGCTGTGCCACCCGGAGGAGCTGGTGCTGCTCGGCCACTCTCTGGGCATCCCGCAGGCTCCTCTCAGCCGCTGCTCCATCCAGGCCCTGCAACTG ACAAAGTGCCTGAGCCAACTCCACAGTGGACTCTTCCTCTACCAAGGCCTCCTGCAGGCCCTAACAGGCATTTCCCCTGAGCTGGCCCCCACCGTGGACATGCTACAGCTGGATGTTGCCAACtttgccaccaccatctggcagcAG ATGGAATCCCTGGGGGTGGCTCCCACTGTGCAGCCCACCCAGAGCACCCTGCCAACCTTCACCTCTGCCTTCCAGCGCCGGGCGGGAGGTGTCCTAGCCGCTTCCCACCTGCAGAGCTTCCTGGAGACAGCTCATTGCACCCTGAACCATCTGGTCTAG
- the Csf3 gene encoding granulocyte colony-stimulating factor isoform X2 translates to MAQPSAQSRRKLMALQLLLWHSALWTGQEAIPLVSVTSRPPPLPWPRSFLLKSLEQVRKIQTRNSELLEQLCATYKLCHPEELVLLGHSLGIPQAPLSRCSIQALQLTKCLSQLHSGLFLYQGLLQALTGISPELAPTVDMLQLDVANFATTIWQQMESLGVAPTVQPTQSTLPTFTSAFQRRAGGVLAASHLQSFLETAHCTLNHLV, encoded by the exons ATGGCTCAACCTTCTGCCCAGAGCCGCAGGAAGCTGATGG CCTTACAGCTGCTGCTGTGGCACAGTGCACTCTGGACAGGACAAGAGGCCATTCCCCTGGTCTCTGTCACCTCTCGGCCACCACCCCTGCCTTGGCCCCGGAGCTTCCTGCTGAAGTCCTTGGAGCAAGTGAGGAAGATTCAGACCAGGAACTCGGAGCTGCTGGAGCAGTTG TGTGCTACTTACAAGCTGTGCCACCCGGAGGAGCTGGTGCTGCTCGGCCACTCTCTGGGCATCCCGCAGGCTCCTCTCAGCCGCTGCTCCATCCAGGCCCTGCAACTG ACAAAGTGCCTGAGCCAACTCCACAGTGGACTCTTCCTCTACCAAGGCCTCCTGCAGGCCCTAACAGGCATTTCCCCTGAGCTGGCCCCCACCGTGGACATGCTACAGCTGGATGTTGCCAACtttgccaccaccatctggcagcAG ATGGAATCCCTGGGGGTGGCTCCCACTGTGCAGCCCACCCAGAGCACCCTGCCAACCTTCACCTCTGCCTTCCAGCGCCGGGCGGGAGGTGTCCTAGCCGCTTCCCACCTGCAGAGCTTCCTGGAGACAGCTCATTGCACCCTGAACCATCTGGTCTAG